The stretch of DNA CATCTCTGCTGCGCTCCGAGCTCCGCTCtccccgccgcgcccccgccAGCCGCCCCCTCCTCCTCACCCCCGTCTCTCTCCAACAGGACCCGCGGCTCCCCCCGACGCCGCCCCCGGTCCGCCCCAGGCCGCCCCCCAGGCCCCCACGCAGCCCCGGGCAGGCGGTGGAGGCAGCCCGGGGTCCCCCCGCCCGCGGCCGCAGCCCCCGGTGAGGCCGGAGCGGGACGGGGCTCCCGCGGAGCCGCTCAGCTCCGACGGGGAGGGTCCCCGGTCCGGCCGGGCCGCCAGCGTGCGCGGCCACCCCTCGGGCTCCTCGGAGACCACCTCGCCCTCCTCGGACCCGGGCATCGAGGCCGACCTCAGGAGCCGCACGGCCAAGCCCTTCCTGCCCGGCGGGCGCCGCGGGGACGAGCTGAGCTCGCCCGGCTCCGACTCGGACGTGGACGGGGAGCTGGAGGCGGCTTTCGCCGGCGGGCGCCTGGTCAGCAACATGATCTCGTCCATCTCGGAGACCGAGCTGGACCTGAGCAGCGACAGCAGCAGCGGCCGCTCCTCGCACCTGACCAATTCCATCGAGGAGGCGAGCTCGCCCGGCTCCGAGGGCGAGCTGGAGCCCGAGCTGGAGGCGCCCGGCCTGCTGGGCATCAAGGACTCGCTGCTGCTGGACAAGGGCaaggaggacgaggaggagcCGGCCGAGAGGGGCCAGCAGGAGCGCGGCGTGGTCAGGAGGGAGAGCCTGGCCGAGCTGAAGATGGACGCCTACTACGACAGCCTGGACCCGGCCGACGGCCCCGCGCCCGAGGGCCAGACCGACGTGTCCGGCGCCAGCCCCCTGGACCTGAAGATCGACCCCGACCACGGCCTGGAGAGCATCCGCCGCTCCTTCTACCTGCCCGTGGGGCCCAAGCTGATGCCCGAGGCGGACGAGGAGGACAACAGCGAGTACGACTCCGACTCGGAGTCGGAGCCCGACCTGAGCGAGGACTCGGACTCGCCGTGGCTGCTCAGCAACCTGGTGAACAAGATGATCTCGGAGGGCTCGTACCCCATCAAGTGCCCGGACGAGTGTTTCCAGAACAGCCACTCGCTGTGCGACACCATCTCGCCCGCCTCCGACCTGGAGCCCGAGATCCTGAGCGAGGCGCTGGACGAGGAGCCGGGCCGGCGGGACTCGCCGGTGGCGCCGGGCGACGCGGCGGCGCCGGCGTCGGCGTCGCGGTGCCAGCGCGGCGCCATCGAGCTGGTGGACATGGAGACGCTGCGCAGCTCCCTGGCCGAGGCCGAGCACGCGGCCGCCGAGCCGCCGCCGGAGCCGCCGGCCGAGGAGCCGGGgcctttcctcttcctcagcaACCCCACCAACGACACCATCGCTCCCGTGTGCCCCGGCCGCCCCGTCGCCCTCGGCCGCCTGGACGCCTCCGAGGTCCTGGCCACCTTGGGCTgccgcccggcgccgccgccacCGCGGGCGTCCCCGGGCACCGAGCCGGCCGTCGCCGCCGGGGATCGCCGCCCCGCCAGCCCCCGGCGCTGGGCCCTCGACGCCGACCTGGACTCGGGCGTGCTGGAGGCCGACTCCATGATCGACGACGTCCGGTTAGCGCCCGACGCCGACCCCGCCGCGCTGGACGTGTCCACCGCCAAGACCAACCGCGGCTTCGCCATGACCTTGGAGGAAGCCGAGCCGGCCTTGGTGGCCTCGCGCCGGGGGAGCCCGGCCGGGGAGGCGCCGGAGCCGCCGGAGCCGCCGGCGCTGGACGAGTCGCTGGCCTACGACTCGGTCAAGTACACGCTGGTGGTGGACGAGCACACGCAGCTGGAGCTGGTCAGCCTGCGGCGCTGCACCTCCGTGCTCAGCGACGACAGCGACATCCTGCGGGCCTGCGACGACGAGGTGGCCTTCGGGGACGGGCTGGTGGCCCCCGACGGCCGCAGCTCCTCCGAGGACTCGTCCCCCGAGGCCGACCTGCAGTTCTCCAAGAAGTTCCTCAACGTCTTCGTCAACAGCACCTCGCGCTCCTCCAGTAAGTGGCGGCGTCGCGACGCGTCGCGACGCGCGGCTTGTGACGCGCGACGGGCCGGGACGCGTGACGCTGGCGCGATGCTTGGCCCTCCGTGTCCTGCCCCGGCCGGTCCCCGTGCCCTGTGGCGGTACGTCACGGCATGTCGCGATATGTCACGGCATGTCGCGATATGTCATGGGACGTCGTGATATATCATGGCATGTTGGGGTGTGTCACGGCATGTCACGCGATATGTCACGGGATGTCGCAGTATGTCGCGGCATGTCACGGCATGTCACGGCATGTCACGATATGTCATGGGATGTCGCGATATGTCGCGGCATGTTGGGGTATGTCACGGCATGTCACACGATATGTCATGGCATGTCACGGTATGTCACGGCATGTCGCGATATGTCATGGGATGTCGCGATATGTCACGGCATGTTGGGGTATGTCATGGCATGTCGTGGTACGTCACGGGATGTCACGTGATATGTCACGTGATATGTCATGGGATGTCGTGATATGTCACAGCATGTTGGGGTATGTCATGGCATGTCACACAATATGTCACAGCACGTCGCGATATGTCACGGCGTGTCACGCGATATGTCACGGCATGTGATGCAGTATGTCATGGCATGTCATGATATGTCACGGGATGTCACAATATGTCATGGCATGTCACGCAATATGTCATGGCATATCATGATATGTCACAGCATGTCACGTGATATGTCACAGGATGTCGCAGTATGTCATGGCATGTGACGCAATATGTCACGACATGCAACACGATATGTCACAGCATGTCACATGATATGTCACGGCATGTCACACGATATGTCACGGCATGTCACATGATATGTCATGGCATGTCACACGATATGTCACGGCATGTCACATGATATATCACGGCATGTCACGTGATATGTCACAGTACGCCACAGCATGTCACGATATATCACGGCATGTGACACGATATGTCACTGCATGTCACGCGATATGTCACGGCATGTCACGATATGTCACGGCATGTCACGTGGTATGTCACAGCATGTCACATGGTATGTCACTGCATGTCGCGACATGTCGTGCCGTGCTGTCCCGGCTCTTCTCACGCCTGTCCCCATGGtggtggcactgtccccacGGGGGTggccctgtcctgtcctgtcccattcCCGTGTGCGGCGCCGCGTCACGatgtgtcaccatgtgtcaccatgtgtcaccatgtgtcaccgtgtgtcaccatgtgtcaccatgtgtcaccgtgtgtcaccgtgtgtcaccatgtgtcacgattgtgtcaccatgtgtcaccctgtgtcactgtgtgtcaccatgtgtcaccatgtgtcaccgtgtgtcacagtgtgtcaccgtgtgtcaccatgtgtcaccatgtgtcacagtgtgtcaccgtgtgtcaccatgtgtcaccctgtgtcactgtgtgtcaccgtgtgtcaccatgtgtcaccgtgtgtcacagtgtgtcaccgtgtgtcaccatgtgtcaccatgtgtcactgtgtgtcaccatgtgtcaccatgtgtcaccatgtgtcaccgtgtgtcacagtgtgtcaccgtgtgtcacgattgtgtcaccgtgtgtcaccatgtgtcaccgtgtgtcacagtgtgtcaccatgtgtcacaatgtgtcaccatgtgtcaccgtgtgtcaccatgtgtcaccatgtgtcaccgtgtgtcaccgTGTATCACcgtgtgtcaccatgtgtcaccgtatgtcaccatgtgtcaccgtgtgtcaccgtgtgtcaccgtgtgtcaccatgtgtcaccctgtgtcactgtgtgtcaccgtgtgtcacagtgtgtcaccgtgtgtcactgtgtgtcaccatgtgtcaccatgtgtcaccgtgtgtcaccgtgtgtcacgattgtgtcaccatgtgtcatgatgtgtcaccgtgtgtcaccgtgtgtcaccgtgtgtcaccatgtgtcaccatgtgtcatGATGTGTCACagtgtgtcaccgtgtgtcaccgtgtgtcacagtgtgtcaccatgtgtcatgatgtgtcaccatgtgtcaccgtgtgtcaccatgtgtcaccgtgtgtcaccgtgtgtcaccatgtgtcaccgtgtgtcaccgtgtgtcaccgtgtgtcaccatgtgtcaccatgtgtcatcatgtgtcaccatgtgtcacagtgtgtcaccgtgtgtcaccgtgtgtcaccgtgtgtcaccatgtgtcaccatgtgtcatcatgtgtcaccatgtgtcaccgtgtgtcaccatgtgtcaccgtgtgtcaccgtgt from Poecile atricapillus isolate bPoeAtr1 chromosome Z, bPoeAtr1.hap1, whole genome shotgun sequence encodes:
- the MAPK8IP2 gene encoding C-Jun-amino-terminal kinase-interacting protein 2: MVTSWPPQDISLEEFDDEDLSEITDDCGIGLNYDSDHYEKDCLVLERGEQPHPVCTFQDDFQEFEMIDDNDDDDDEEEEEEEGNELEAPPSPSASPIPSPALEETQKHRPTSLNLTAPGTQDSLNNNGGFAARPSWQEALLQRSSSSSSSSHTGHSSPHACILDGPCLESPPGPGGGAPPSLPPSPLDSQGNSPESLAHGNPSPPRAAPDFNMNLISAALRAPLSPPRPRQPPPPPHPRLSPTGPAAPPDAAPGPPQAAPQAPTQPRAGGGGSPGSPRPRPQPPVRPERDGAPAEPLSSDGEGPRSGRAASVRGHPSGSSETTSPSSDPGIEADLRSRTAKPFLPGGRRGDELSSPGSDSDVDGELEAAFAGGRLVSNMISSISETELDLSSDSSSGRSSHLTNSIEEASSPGSEGELEPELEAPGLLGIKDSLLLDKGKEDEEEPAERGQQERGVVRRESLAELKMDAYYDSLDPADGPAPEGQTDVSGASPLDLKIDPDHGLESIRRSFYLPVGPKLMPEADEEDNSEYDSDSESEPDLSEDSDSPWLLSNLVNKMISEGSYPIKCPDECFQNSHSLCDTISPASDLEPEILSEALDEEPGRRDSPVAPGDAAAPASASRCQRGAIELVDMETLRSSLAEAEHAAAEPPPEPPAEEPGPFLFLSNPTNDTIAPVCPGRPVALGRLDASEVLATLGCRPAPPPPRASPGTEPAVAAGDRRPASPRRWALDADLDSGVLEADSMIDDVRLAPDADPAALDVSTAKTNRGFAMTLEEAEPALVASRRGSPAGEAPEPPEPPALDESLAYDSVKYTLVVDEHTQLELVSLRRCTSVLSDDSDILRACDDEVAFGDGLVAPDGRSSSEDSSPEADLQFSKKFLNVFVNSTSRSSSTESFGLFSCTVNGEEREQTHRAVFRFIPRHEDELELDVDDPILVELEEDDYWYRGYNMRTGERGIFPAFYAHEVVGQARDVIGLRRNPRWLERFSVQFLGSVEVPYHQGNGILCAAMQKIATTRKLTVHLRPPASCELEVTLQGIKLILSVTEYGPERELERCSHFFQMKNISFCGCHPRNSCYFGFITKHPVLSRFACHVFVSQESMRHVAECVGRAFQEYYQEHLEYACPTEDIYLE